A single genomic interval of Polaribacter vadi harbors:
- a CDS encoding glycosyltransferase family 2 protein encodes MFEIFVKIYEYFIFFYATSLILSYIVLAIFSFIAINRYKSYNTDIDDEELLGSPLAPGISVIAPAYNEEKTIIVNVKSLLTLNYPLFEVIIVNDGSKDKTLDLLIEEFDLVEAPFAYVEKIKTKPYKRTFKSQNPKYEILTIIDKENGGTKADAFNAGLNASVFPYYLNTDVDCILARNTLTKMIKPILSSKVTVIAVGATLRMSNNCEIEEGVITRVRPPKALIPRFQELEYIRSYLLGKMGWELINSVPNVSGGLGMFDKDIAIKAGGYGADSHAEDMDMMTRMAAHMMNNRLDYKIGYIPLSCCWTEGPPNIQILGRQRTRWASGLFQMFSEHRKILFNPSYKRLGLITFPYIFIFEFLAPIIEAFGILFSVFLLFYGYVNWNFAPLILLYSYTFAIMISSIVIIWDQMTFKYYNTTKEVLTLFLTAFIEPILYHPMIMFFSLKGYFSYVTSQELAWGTMTRKGFDNEDEKKKKSDSNNDSNNNQDNNSGGTNEKKPSIFERLKKDKSSDSDFEPIKT; translated from the coding sequence ATGTTTGAAATTTTTGTAAAAATTTATGAGTATTTTATATTCTTCTATGCAACTTCTCTAATTTTAAGTTACATAGTTTTAGCTATATTTTCTTTTATAGCAATAAATAGATATAAAAGTTATAATACTGATATTGATGACGAAGAATTATTAGGCTCACCTCTTGCTCCAGGAATTTCTGTAATTGCGCCAGCTTATAATGAAGAAAAAACAATTATTGTAAATGTAAAATCTTTATTAACATTAAACTATCCACTTTTTGAGGTTATTATTGTGAATGATGGTAGTAAAGACAAAACATTAGATTTACTTATAGAAGAATTTGATCTAGTGGAAGCACCTTTCGCTTACGTAGAAAAAATTAAAACAAAACCTTACAAAAGAACATTTAAATCTCAAAATCCTAAATACGAGATTTTAACAATTATCGATAAAGAAAACGGAGGTACAAAAGCAGATGCTTTTAATGCAGGTCTTAATGCATCCGTATTTCCTTATTATTTAAATACAGATGTAGATTGTATTTTAGCAAGGAACACCCTTACTAAAATGATTAAACCAATTTTAAGTTCTAAAGTTACTGTAATTGCAGTGGGTGCCACCTTAAGAATGTCTAATAACTGTGAAATTGAAGAAGGAGTTATTACAAGAGTAAGACCTCCAAAAGCGTTAATTCCTCGTTTTCAAGAATTAGAATATATTAGATCTTATCTTTTAGGAAAAATGGGTTGGGAATTAATAAATTCTGTCCCTAATGTATCTGGAGGTTTAGGTATGTTTGATAAAGATATAGCCATTAAAGCTGGTGGTTATGGAGCAGATTCTCATGCAGAAGATATGGATATGATGACAAGAATGGCGGCTCATATGATGAACAACAGACTTGATTATAAAATAGGATACATTCCTCTTTCTTGTTGTTGGACAGAAGGACCACCAAACATCCAAATTTTAGGAAGACAACGTACAAGATGGGCCAGTGGATTATTTCAAATGTTTAGTGAACATAGAAAAATATTATTTAATCCAAGTTATAAAAGATTGGGGTTAATTACATTTCCATATATTTTTATTTTTGAGTTTTTAGCGCCAATAATTGAAGCTTTTGGTATTCTATTTTCAGTTTTTTTACTTTTCTACGGATATGTAAACTGGAATTTTGCGCCATTAATCCTTTTGTACTCCTATACTTTTGCTATTATGATTTCATCAATTGTAATTATTTGGGATCAAATGACGTTTAAATATTATAATACAACTAAAGAAGTTCTTACGTTATTCTTAACTGCATTTATTGAACCAATTTTATATCACCCTATGATTATGTTCTTCTCTTTAAAAGGATATTTCAGTTACGTTACTTCTCAAGAATTAGCTTGGGGTACTATGACTAGAAAAGGATTTGATAATGAAGATGAAAAGAAGAAAAAATCTGACAGCAACAATGACAGTAATAATAATCAAGACAATAACTCTGGAGGCACTAATGAAAAGAAACCTAGTATTTTTGAAAGATTAAAAAAAGATAAAAGCTCAGATTCAGATTTTGAGCCTATAAAAACATAA
- a CDS encoding HEAT repeat domain-containing protein — MNFVEWFLSFIYKIKTFPLIIQITIVLTMVFVVATLALMITIYTIRRRHNRLQKTLENSVPEIVKLFVDILFTDKNYSEQEIFTKFEDIVDEVNRESLDIAVGILVDFKNEHKESEKYPLIISALGIVEHLERKFDSRSNSEKIDAFQEAFVLDLNKFDSKVLRYAYSKNKMIRSEARNSYLALSTNDPYRFFDEFDRDLSKWDEIELMQYLELQKERGNLEGLGKWINYSKNQSLVVFLIKMVGFFKQRGINEILIEKLEDDNELVRAEAILTLGELNISETEQELIDRYYTEPEICQVAIVKTIRKFNSGKSLNFLQEIFKETNNTDTKKIIAEAILNYSYEGKIAFQNMKNSLKGFDLTILQHIETPLIKYK; from the coding sequence ATGAATTTCGTTGAGTGGTTCCTTTCTTTTATCTATAAGATAAAAACGTTTCCTCTAATTATACAAATTACCATTGTACTAACAATGGTTTTTGTAGTTGCAACGTTAGCTCTTATGATAACGATTTATACAATTAGAAGAAGACATAATAGATTACAGAAAACATTAGAAAATAGTGTGCCTGAAATCGTTAAATTATTTGTAGATATTCTTTTTACTGATAAAAATTATTCTGAACAGGAAATTTTCACAAAATTTGAAGATATTGTAGATGAAGTTAACAGAGAATCTTTAGATATTGCTGTTGGTATTTTAGTCGATTTTAAAAACGAACATAAAGAATCTGAAAAATACCCACTAATTATTAGTGCTTTAGGTATTGTAGAACATTTAGAAAGAAAATTCGATTCACGCTCTAACAGTGAAAAAATTGACGCTTTCCAAGAAGCTTTTGTCTTAGATTTAAATAAATTTGATTCAAAAGTTTTAAGATATGCCTACAGTAAGAATAAAATGATTCGAAGTGAAGCAAGAAATTCTTATCTTGCCTTAAGTACCAATGATCCCTACCGATTTTTCGATGAATTTGATCGAGATTTAAGTAAATGGGATGAAATTGAATTGATGCAGTATTTGGAACTTCAAAAAGAAAGAGGTAATTTAGAAGGGTTAGGAAAATGGATTAACTATTCTAAAAACCAATCTTTAGTAGTTTTTTTGATTAAAATGGTTGGGTTCTTTAAGCAAAGAGGTATTAACGAAATTTTAATTGAAAAATTAGAAGACGATAATGAGTTAGTTAGAGCAGAAGCTATTTTAACATTAGGTGAACTAAATATATCTGAGACAGAACAAGAATTAATTGATAGATATTATACTGAACCTGAAATATGCCAAGTTGCGATTGTAAAAACTATTAGAAAATTTAATTCTGGAAAATCATTAAATTTTTTACAGGAAATTTTTAAAGAAACAAATAATACTGATACCAAAAAAATTATTGCTGAAGCTATCTTAAATTATAGTTACGAAGGAAAAATCGCTTTTCAAAACATGAAAAATTCTTTGAAAGGTTTTGATTTAACCATTTTACAGCATATTGAAACTCCGTTAATTAAATACAAATAG
- the lpdA gene encoding dihydrolipoyl dehydrogenase, which yields MKYDIIIIGSGPGGYVTGIRASQLGFKVAIVEKESLGGICLNWGCIPTKALLKSAQVYDYLKHVDQYGLKAESIDKDFDAVIKRSRGVADGMSKGVAFLMKKNKIDIINGFGKIKTGKKVDVTAEDGTVTEYSADNIIIATGARSRELPNLPQDGKKVIGYRKAMTLPVQPKSMIVVGSGAIGVEFAHFYNAMGTEVTIVEFMPNVVPVEDIDISKQFERSIKKAGIKVMTSSEVLSVDTSGEGVVATVKTKKGEETLTADILLSAVGIKSNIENIGLEDVGIIVDRDKILVDKYYQTNIPGYYAIGDVVPGQALAHVASAEGITCVEKLAGLHTEPIDYGNVPGCTYATPEIASVGLTEAKAKEAGYELKVGKFPFSASGKAKAAGTPDGFVKVIFDAKYGEWLGCHMIGAGVTDMIAEAVLGRKLETTGHEVLKTIHPHPTMSEAVMEAVADAYDEVIHL from the coding sequence ATGAAATACGACATCATTATTATTGGATCTGGACCTGGAGGATATGTAACTGGAATTAGAGCTTCTCAATTAGGCTTTAAAGTTGCTATTGTAGAAAAAGAATCTTTAGGAGGAATTTGCCTAAACTGGGGTTGTATCCCAACAAAAGCGTTGTTAAAATCTGCTCAAGTTTATGATTATTTAAAACATGTTGATCAATATGGTTTAAAAGCTGAATCTATTGATAAAGATTTTGATGCCGTAATTAAAAGAAGTCGAGGAGTTGCAGATGGAATGAGCAAAGGTGTTGCTTTTTTAATGAAGAAAAATAAAATCGATATTATTAACGGTTTTGGAAAAATAAAAACTGGTAAAAAAGTAGATGTTACTGCTGAAGATGGAACTGTAACTGAATATTCTGCAGACAATATAATTATTGCAACTGGAGCTCGTTCTAGAGAATTACCAAATTTACCACAAGATGGCAAAAAAGTAATTGGTTATAGAAAAGCTATGACTTTGCCTGTGCAACCAAAATCTATGATTGTTGTAGGTTCTGGAGCAATTGGTGTAGAGTTTGCGCATTTTTATAATGCAATGGGTACTGAAGTTACTATTGTAGAATTCATGCCAAATGTAGTACCTGTAGAAGATATTGATATTTCAAAGCAATTTGAACGTTCAATTAAAAAAGCAGGGATTAAAGTAATGACAAGTTCTGAGGTTTTATCTGTAGATACTTCTGGTGAAGGTGTTGTTGCCACAGTAAAAACAAAAAAGGGAGAAGAAACTTTAACTGCTGATATTTTATTATCTGCTGTTGGAATTAAATCGAACATAGAAAACATCGGCTTAGAAGATGTTGGAATTATTGTTGATAGAGATAAAATTTTAGTTGATAAATATTATCAAACAAATATACCTGGTTATTATGCTATTGGAGATGTGGTTCCTGGACAAGCTTTAGCACACGTTGCTTCTGCAGAAGGAATTACTTGTGTAGAGAAATTAGCAGGTTTACATACAGAACCAATCGATTATGGAAACGTTCCTGGTTGTACCTATGCAACTCCAGAAATAGCTTCTGTTGGTTTAACTGAAGCAAAAGCAAAAGAAGCTGGTTACGAATTAAAAGTTGGTAAATTTCCTTTTTCTGCATCTGGTAAAGCCAAAGCAGCAGGAACTCCAGATGGTTTCGTTAAAGTAATTTTTGATGCAAAATATGGTGAGTGGTTAGGATGCCATATGATTGGTGCAGGTGTTACAGATATGATTGCTGAAGCAGTGCTAGGTCGTAAATTAGAAACAACTGGTCATGAAGTATTAAAAACGATACATCCTCACCCTACAATGAGTGAAGCTGTGATGGAAGCTGTTGCTGATGCTTATGATGAAGTGATTCATCTATAA
- the argS gene encoding arginine--tRNA ligase, which yields MNIQNTIETKVKEGFLALYNIEIPAVDFQPTRKEFEGDITVVVFPLLRYKKGNPVAIGEDLGKYLVENIEEITSYNVVKGFLNLVVDDAFYLNFFNSIYNDSSFGFVSPKADEKAMMVEYSSPNTNKPLHLGHVRNNLLGYSVAEIIKASGKKVYKTQIINDRGIHICKSMLAWQKFGEGETPDSTGLKGDKLVGNYYVKFDQEYKKEIAQLISEGKTEEEAKKQAPIILEAQEMLLKWEAGDEAVVSLWKEMNSWVYAGFDVTYKNMGVNFDTLYFESNTYLLGKDVVAQGLEKGVFYKKEDGSVWCDLTDDGLDEKIVLRSDGTAVYMTQDIGTAIQRVKDFPDVGGMVYTVGNEQDYHFQVLFLILKKLGFDWAKQLHHLSYGMVDLPSGKMKSREGTVVDADDLMTEMSDTAKEISEELGKLDGYSDEEKEELYKTIGLGALKYFVLKVDPKKRILFDPKSSVDFQGNTGPFMQYTYARIQSIIRKADFEYSNPVSIELHEKEKELLKQLALFPETIQLAATNYSPAIIANYTYDLVKEFNSFYQNVSILGEDNQDKKIFRVQLARKVAETIKSAFSLLGIQVPERM from the coding sequence ATGAACATTCAAAACACTATAGAAACCAAAGTAAAAGAAGGTTTTTTAGCTTTATACAATATAGAAATTCCAGCTGTAGATTTTCAACCAACAAGAAAAGAATTTGAAGGTGATATTACAGTAGTTGTTTTCCCTTTATTACGTTACAAAAAAGGCAATCCTGTTGCTATTGGTGAAGATTTAGGGAAATATTTAGTCGAAAATATTGAGGAAATTACCAGTTACAATGTTGTAAAAGGTTTTTTAAATTTAGTTGTTGATGATGCCTTTTATCTCAACTTTTTTAACTCAATTTACAACGATTCTAGTTTTGGTTTTGTTTCGCCAAAGGCGGATGAAAAAGCAATGATGGTTGAATATTCATCACCAAACACCAATAAACCACTTCATTTAGGACACGTAAGAAATAATCTTTTGGGCTATTCTGTTGCAGAAATTATCAAAGCATCAGGAAAAAAAGTTTATAAAACTCAAATTATAAACGACAGAGGAATTCATATTTGTAAATCGATGTTGGCTTGGCAAAAATTTGGAGAAGGAGAAACTCCAGATTCAACTGGTTTAAAGGGTGATAAATTGGTTGGAAATTATTATGTAAAATTCGACCAAGAATATAAAAAGGAAATTGCGCAATTAATATCCGAAGGAAAAACCGAAGAAGAAGCAAAAAAACAAGCGCCAATAATTTTAGAAGCACAAGAAATGCTTTTAAAATGGGAAGCTGGAGATGAAGCAGTTGTATCTCTTTGGAAAGAAATGAATTCTTGGGTATATGCTGGTTTTGATGTTACTTATAAAAACATGGGTGTTAATTTCGATACTTTATATTTTGAAAGTAACACGTATTTATTAGGAAAAGATGTAGTTGCACAAGGACTAGAAAAAGGTGTTTTTTATAAAAAAGAAGATGGTTCTGTTTGGTGCGATTTAACAGATGATGGTTTAGACGAAAAAATCGTTTTACGTTCAGATGGAACAGCTGTGTACATGACCCAAGATATTGGAACTGCCATTCAGCGTGTAAAAGATTTTCCAGATGTTGGAGGAATGGTTTACACTGTTGGTAATGAGCAAGATTATCATTTTCAAGTCTTATTTTTAATTTTGAAAAAACTAGGTTTTGATTGGGCTAAACAGTTGCATCATTTAAGTTATGGAATGGTAGATTTACCTTCTGGTAAAATGAAATCGAGAGAAGGAACTGTAGTTGACGCTGATGATTTAATGACAGAAATGTCTGACACAGCCAAAGAAATTTCTGAAGAATTAGGCAAATTAGATGGGTATTCTGATGAAGAAAAAGAAGAGCTTTATAAAACTATTGGTTTAGGAGCTTTAAAATATTTTGTATTAAAAGTAGATCCTAAAAAGAGAATTTTGTTCGATCCAAAATCGTCTGTAGATTTTCAAGGAAATACGGGTCCTTTCATGCAGTATACGTATGCTAGAATTCAATCGATCATCAGAAAAGCAGATTTTGAATATTCGAATCCTGTATCTATAGAATTACACGAAAAAGAAAAGGAATTATTAAAGCAATTAGCGTTATTTCCTGAAACTATTCAATTAGCTGCCACAAATTATTCGCCAGCAATTATTGCGAATTACACCTACGATTTGGTGAAAGAATTCAATTCTTTTTATCAAAATGTATCCATTTTAGGAGAAGATAATCAAGATAAAAAAATATTTAGAGTACAGTTGGCACGTAAAGTTGCTGAAACCATAAAATCGGCATTTTCTTTGTTAGGAATTCAAGTTCCTGAAAGAATGTAG